The following is a genomic window from Kogia breviceps isolate mKogBre1 chromosome 4, mKogBre1 haplotype 1, whole genome shotgun sequence.
AGCTTGCGCAGCTGCCGTCTGGCACCCCTGGCCCGGACCAGCACCCCTGGCACGGACAGCTCCCTGGTTGGGTACGGGGTGGGGCCAGACCTCAGAGGCTTTCCTGTCTCGGATCCTGAAGAAGGCATTCCTATCCCTCCCGCCATCTCTAGCTGCAGCCCCCTAACCCCAGGAGGCGCCCTGGCCCGCGCTCGCCCCCCAGAGCCTCATGTCGGAACCACAGCCTGACCTGGAGCCGCCCCAACATGGGCTGTACATGCTCTTCCTGCTTGTGCTGGTCTTCTTCCTCATGGGCCTGGTAGGCTTCATGATCTGCCACGTGCTCAAGAAGAAAGGCTACCGCTGCCGCACCTCGAGGGGCTCGGAGCCTGACGACACCCAGCTCCAGCCCCGTGAGTGAACAGCCTAGAACCTGGCTCAGTCACCTTTCTCCCAGACCCTTCTCCCCACACCTCTTCCTGGCCAACAGACGCAGGCCAAATCCCGACCAAGCTTTCAGGAGGTCTAGTAATGCTTTCTTGACTCTGCAAGAGCAAGTGGGTTGCCACCACCCCAAAAGCAGGGCTAGAGTAGGCAGCATGGGTGGGAAGGGCCCACTGATGAGTCTTGGACTCCCATTGATTTCCCCATCTTTTCTGCCCTGGCCCTTGAAAtgctaatgtacagcatgatggcaATTTGCTAAAGGAGTAGGTCTTGAGCAAGAAGCCACCAGGTAATGTACCCCCAAAGCTGACTCATTTACTGCTTCCTTACCAACCTCTTTCATCCTTCAGCTGAGGACGATGACATGAATGAGGACACAGTAGAGAGGATTGTTCGAtgcatcatccaaaatgaaggtGGGTGTATGCTGGCCCCTTGTTCCCCACCTCCTCAACTTTCTCTTGCCCTGGCCTTTGCCTCCACTGaccccctcttttccttctcccctcagCCAATGCTGAGGCCTTGAAGGAGATGCTGGGGGACAGTGAAGGAGAAGGGACAATGCAACTGTCCAGGTGAGCTGAGAACAAGGGCCAGCACGATTTAGCTTGCCTTGGAGAGTACCCTCTCCTCCTGCACATTCCTCTCCCAGTCTTCTTGCATGTTTGGGTTGACAGGGGGAGAGTAAGGCTGGTTAACACACAGGAAGAAGGACATTTTGTAGAACTCCTGAGTCCTTCAAACCACATCTCTCCTGTGGATATCATCAAGCCTAACCTTCACCCCTTATGCCACTCCTCTGCATTAAGCATTGCCCGCTTTTTAGCCCCGGGAGGGAGAACACATGGTCACTAATATCTTCATATTGAGTTTATTAGACAAAGACAAGAAACAAATGGTGGGGCCTGGAGGAAGTAGGGCATCTGGGGTTTAAGGAGCACGCTGAAAGAACAGGAGCAAGTGGAACAGGAAGAAAACTGGGAAAGTCACCCCTGGTCCCTTCCTCCCTGCTGTCCAGTGTGGATGCCACCTCCAGCTTGCAGGACGGAGCCCCCTCCCATCATCACACAGTGCACCTGGGCTCCGCAGCCCCTTGCATCCACTGCAGCCGCAACAAGAGACCCCCACTTGTCCGTCAGGGACGCTCCAAGGAAGGAAAGAGTCGCCCCCGGCCTGGGGAAACCACTGTGTTCTCTGTGGGCAGGTGGGTACAGAGTGCCCCAGGGAAAGGGAAGTTGAGGTGGGGACCCCAACGGTCAGGCACCTGCCTCCAAAGGTAAGCCCTGGCTCTTTCTTTGTGGACTGTGAGCCACAGCAGAAGCCAGGCTGCACAAGGTGCCCCACAATCTGGTCTCCCCTGCCCTAGGCCAGAGGGAAGTGCCTATCAAACCCAGGATGTCCCTGATCGGAGGGAAGGGCCAAGCAGCCTCTGAGTGGTGGTCCTAAGCCCCAGTGTTCCCTCCCCTCCTAGGTTCCGGGTGACACACATTGAGAAGCGCTCTGGGCTGCATGAGCATCGTGATGGCTCCCCCACGGACAGGAGCTGGGGATCTGGTGGGGGGCAGGACCCAGGGGGTGGCCAGGGGTCTGGCGGAGGGCAGCCCAGGACAGAGATGCCTGCCATTGAGAGCCTTCCCCCTGAGAGGCCACAGCCCCAGGCCCTTGCCAGCCCCCCAGTGCAGAATGGAGGACTCAGGGACAGCAGCCTAGTCCCTCGTGCACTTGAGAGGAGCCCTGGAGCCTCTGCAGAGTCGatgctgggggctggagggaggggcccAAGCCCAGGGCTGGCCAGTCAAGAGGCAAATGGACAGCCAAGCACACCGGACACCTCAGATCACCAGGTATGAAGACATGTGGTGGGCTGCAGTGGGCTCAGCTCTTATTGCCCCTACTCTAGGGGGCACTGATATGACCCACCTCCTGTTCTCCCACTGTtgacccctcctctctctctcaggtGTCCCCACcacagggggcagggggtgtgtgaGGTGAGTCTGCCTGGGCCCCAAGTCAAATAATCTCATCCTCCCACCCCCTACTTTAAACTACCTAAGCCCATTGGTTCCCTAAACCCCCAAGCTAAACTGCAGGCTTAGCCTTCGGTACATATTCCTTGGTTTGGTGGTGGGGAGTGGGCTTGTGCTCCAGGGGATAGGGAAGGTCCTGCAGCCCCTGGGGAAAAGCGGGGACACAGCTTGAATAGGAGGCAACACTGTTACCCTTCCTCTCCTTCATTGCCCTGATGGACTACCAGCTGGCAGGGCCAAGGGGTGGTTGGGCATGAAGCCCCTCCTCTCCACTGGACAGCACTGCCCCCCAGCTGAGGGACCAGCCCTACTTCCACCTGGAACTGCACGGTCTCAGGCTGGGGGACCTTGGGAGAAGTCCCACCCCCGGTCCTCagtctcttccccttcccctgcctgcCAACAGGCCGCCTGACCTGCCTTCCCCATCACCTCACTCCATATGCTAGAGAGTGTGGCTGGGAGCAGGCCCCTGCCCTTGGTGGGCCCTTAAAGCAATAGCACCTTAGACCCCCTGCCCTCTTGGCACAAGAGGCCCAGGCCCTGGCTTGGGCTTTGTGCCCTTTATTCACTGTCAATAAATCCGCTCAGACAATTACAGCTGCTTCGCATACTGGCTCCAGCTCCTTCTGACAGGCCTgcccccatcccagcccccaaccccagtGGCTCTGGCATCTGGAGTGGGGTGATTCACAGAACCAAGGTGGAGACACAAATAAGCCAGAGCCACTTGAGACTTTGGAGGATGAATTCCAGTCCCAGAGATTTCAGGGTATTTTACCACCCTAGAGATGGGGTGGTAGCAGAAGACAAAGGAGTAGCTTCAGCCCTTAGAGATGGCTGGAGGATGATGGCAAAAAAGGAGTGGGTTCCAGCCCCAGAAATAGGGAGAGAAGAAGTTTCTACCCATGAAGGTGAGAACGGAAATCAGGGAGATTCCAGCTTTTGGCTGTGTCGCTCTGGATCACAGTGGGGAGGGGTGGTCTCTGATAGCACGGAGATAGGGGCAGCAGCATCACTGGGGGAAGGTGATTCCCCCTGGCTTCAGGTGAGAGGATCTGGGTGGCCAGGATCCGGGGCTTTAGCTGGCGGGGGAGGCGGTGGACGCATCTGTAGGGAACACACAGTCAGTGCACCAGAGGCCTCCCTTAGGGATATCCCTGTCCATTCCCTCTGTCCTGCAGATAAAACAGGACAAGTTGGAGTGACCCCTCTCCAAACACTCTCCTCTAAGGGCGGGGCCCTTACCGGCCTGAGTCGAGGTGCCATCATGTCCAGGGGTCCAGGGCAGTCCAGGTCTTGGTCTGGAAATAAGAACCACAAGTCAGTCTTatgactttgttttgtttggttctgTATCTCCAGCACTTAGGACAGTGgcactctgtaaatatttgttgaattaactaATAGTCACTAACCTGGGTCATAATATCCATCAATCCATCCAACCTcaacacttattgagcacctactgtataatCGGGCCTGCTAAAGGTACCGGGGGCAGGAGGGCTCCACACCGCCCCCACCCCTAATGGCTGCCAGGAACTGCATAATGAAACACCAACAGACACAATGAATGACTGAGTACTAAATCATTCAAAGTGAACGAGGGATGCTGGAGAAGTGGGGTGCAGAAAACGCTCACAGGGGTTCCAAGGTTGCAGTTGCAGGGGTGCATTGAAGAAAGTGAAAGTACCTTTTAGAAAAGATGGATGAGgtaacaacaagaacaagaaaaaaaaaaagaaaagatggatgAGGAAAATGATGATGCAAACCAGGTGTTTGTAGGATTCAAGAACACTAAGAGCAGAGGATGTGTATTGGGAAAACACTGTGGGAGAAACTGGctaattcttaaaataatgagaaaacagCTACTAAGTGCATGCTTGCTATGTGCCCAGCACAACACTGGGCACTCTATAGACATCCCTTTAACTCTCACAACTCAGTGAGGAAGGGACCTTCCTCCTCACTCTGTAAAGGCCCAGACATGTTAAATCACACTAGGAAGTCATAGAGCAGAGTTTGAACAGTGGGCCCAGctccaaagcccaagctcttCTACCATCATGCTTCAGAGAGCCTGATGGAGGAGGTTCCTGAGGGCAGGCAGAGGGGCTGAGTGTAACCCAGGAATTCTAGacttcctccttcttcctgtCTATTACCCTCCCAGGACCCCCAGCTCCTCTACTCACCACCGGGCAGGACAGGTGCAGGTGACCCATCCAAGGCAGAGGTGGGTGCAGGAGGGGAGAagctgggaggggaaggggatggCAGCATCTGGAGATGAGGGGGCAAAGAGTTATTCCTGGCATGTGGGAAGGTTTCACCAGCTCTTCCTCCCATCCCATCTTCAGTTCCTGTCCCGTCACTCCCCAGTCCAGAGAGTGACCAAATGCTTGTATCTGGGTGGGGCTTGTAGGCGATACACATTTCAACAGCCAATATATATTGACACTTAATATGTCCCAGACATTTTGCTAGCACTTCACATGTACTAATTCATTCagtcctcaccaccacccccatgaGGTAAGGATTTGATGATTCCTACGTCAGAGGTGAGACTCAGGTTAATCCATCTATCCAAAATCACAGAGCTAATTAGTGACAAAGTCCTGGCTAGAACTCCTGACTCCTATGCTCTTCTTGCTAGAACAACAGGTACCATATATCAAAGCACCTATGGGCCATTGTGCTAAGCGCTTTACTTCCATTATCTCTAATCAGGATAGTTAGCCTCCTGAAAGAGGCATTATTGTCCCCCTTTTACATGCATGTGAAGAAACAAGCTCAGAGAGATCTAATTACTGCCTAAAGTAACAGAAAAGATCCAGCTCTAAAGAAGGACAACCAAACTCTAATGAAGACTGCCttggtttcccttttctctgtgcCAAAGGAGATGGGGAGTCCCAAGCCACTATAGGGGGGGAGGGGGCATTAAGACAAATATGGGACCTCCCTGGCATGGGAGGGTCAAACCATTGGTGCCTGGGGACCCAGGGAAAAGGAAGCCTCACCTGTTCAGGGTCTGAGAGTTCAGATGGCCCTGGGGGGCCAAGTAGCTCCTCCACCAGCAGGGAGGGGAAGACCCCAACATGGCCCCCAAATTCTCCCCTCCAGAAGCCGTCATCCACTCCATCCTGGGCCCGGGGCAGCAGGCGGATAAGTGCCCCCTCGGGAAAGCTCAGTTCCTCTGCGCTCTGTCCCGTGTAGCTGTACAGGGCGCAGGCCAGGAACGCTGCGGAAGCC
Proteins encoded in this region:
- the RELL2 gene encoding RELT-like protein 2, which encodes MSEPQPDLEPPQHGLYMLFLLVLVFFLMGLVGFMICHVLKKKGYRCRTSRGSEPDDTQLQPPEDDDMNEDTVERIVRCIIQNEANAEALKEMLGDSEGEGTMQLSSVDATSSLQDGAPSHHHTVHLGSAAPCIHCSRNKRPPLVRQGRSKEGKSRPRPGETTVFSVGRFRVTHIEKRSGLHEHRDGSPTDRSWGSGGGQDPGGGQGSGGGQPRTEMPAIESLPPERPQPQALASPPVQNGGLRDSSLVPRALERSPGASAESMLGAGGRGPSPGLASQEANGQPSTPDTSDHQVSPPQGAGGV